A single window of Streptomyces griseoviridis DNA harbors:
- a CDS encoding ABC transporter permease, with protein sequence MNVRQWSRDLSLGVRFAFGGGREGWVRALLTAVGVGLGVALLLLTTTLPTALSVRHDRERQRADFTYIFEATKPADDTLVIADNDTEYRGADIRGRVMEPEGAKAPLPPGLDAFPATGDMVVSPALKKLLDSPDGTTLRARLPYRVSGTITESGLVGSQELAYYAGAEDLASRIDPPHVARIDHFGSPSRGEESDPVMTLLILVVFVVLLMPVGVFIAAAVRFGGERRDRRLAALRLVGSDSRMVRRIAAGEAMAGALLGLAFGAGFFLMARQLASTVEVFGISVFPSYLTPAAALVVLVAVAVPAAAVGVTLLALRGVVIEPLGVVRTAKPARRRLWWRLLLPVAGLAALAPMIGKGEGGGDFNQYLVVIGVLLLLVGVTALLPWFVETVVGRLGHGAVSWQLAVRKLQLSGGSAARMVNGIAVAVAGAIALQMLFAGVDAQYSKWTTNDLTRAQMQIKVTDSAPVTRIADAMRDTEGVRKVVSVADAEVGDGRVEPKHSAQVSVGDCASLREVAVLPSCREGDVFYVADTADQTDTRTLLKSRKRLYLNPSWGSDDQVAPAAWRLPKELKQARTRVDPTGAERSGFLLTRSAVPSGAEAGIRGVVYLSLVPGAADAQEQVRNTAAGIDVLLTPETLVSKERTAEFRSLRTGLFVGAACVLALIGASLLVGQLEQLRERRKLLSSLVAFGTRRRTLGMSVLWQSAVPVGLGLVLACAVGLTLGTVLLKMVGAQVRIDWTGVLAMTGFGAAIVMGVTLFSVPPLLKLMRPDGLRTE encoded by the coding sequence ATGAACGTGCGGCAGTGGTCGAGGGACCTGTCCCTGGGCGTCAGATTCGCCTTCGGAGGAGGGCGCGAGGGCTGGGTCAGGGCGCTGCTCACGGCCGTCGGCGTGGGGCTCGGGGTGGCGCTGCTGCTGCTCACCACGACCCTGCCGACCGCGCTGTCCGTCCGGCACGACCGGGAGCGGCAGCGCGCGGACTTCACGTACATCTTCGAGGCGACGAAGCCGGCCGACGACACCCTGGTGATCGCGGACAACGACACCGAGTACCGCGGTGCCGACATCCGCGGCCGGGTGATGGAACCGGAGGGCGCCAAGGCGCCGCTGCCGCCCGGTCTCGACGCGTTCCCGGCCACCGGCGACATGGTGGTCTCGCCCGCGCTGAAGAAGCTGCTCGACTCCCCCGACGGGACGACGCTGCGCGCCCGGCTGCCCTACCGGGTGAGCGGCACCATCACGGAGAGCGGCCTGGTCGGCTCGCAGGAACTCGCCTACTACGCGGGCGCCGAGGACCTGGCGAGCCGGATCGACCCGCCGCACGTGGCCCGGATCGACCACTTCGGCAGCCCGAGCCGGGGCGAGGAGAGCGATCCGGTGATGACGCTCCTGATCCTGGTGGTGTTCGTGGTGCTGCTGATGCCGGTCGGGGTCTTCATCGCCGCCGCCGTGCGCTTCGGCGGCGAGCGCAGGGACCGCAGGCTCGCCGCGCTGCGGCTGGTCGGCTCCGACAGCCGGATGGTGCGCCGGATCGCGGCGGGCGAGGCGATGGCGGGGGCGCTGCTCGGCCTCGCGTTCGGCGCCGGGTTCTTCCTGATGGCCCGTCAACTGGCTTCCACCGTTGAGGTGTTCGGGATCAGCGTGTTCCCGAGCTACCTGACCCCCGCCGCCGCCCTTGTGGTGCTGGTGGCGGTGGCCGTCCCGGCGGCCGCGGTGGGCGTGACGCTGCTCGCGCTGCGCGGGGTCGTCATCGAACCGCTCGGTGTGGTGCGGACGGCGAAGCCCGCCAGGCGCCGGCTGTGGTGGCGGCTGCTGCTGCCGGTGGCTGGTCTCGCGGCGCTCGCCCCGATGATCGGCAAGGGGGAAGGCGGTGGGGACTTCAACCAGTACCTGGTCGTGATCGGCGTCCTACTGCTGCTCGTCGGGGTCACCGCGCTGCTGCCGTGGTTCGTGGAGACCGTCGTCGGCCGCCTCGGCCATGGCGCCGTCTCCTGGCAACTGGCCGTCCGCAAGCTCCAGTTGAGCGGCGGTTCGGCGGCCAGGATGGTCAACGGCATCGCGGTGGCGGTGGCCGGCGCGATCGCCCTCCAGATGCTGTTCGCCGGGGTGGACGCCCAGTACAGCAAGTGGACCACCAACGACCTGACCCGCGCGCAGATGCAGATCAAGGTCACGGACTCGGCGCCGGTGACCAGGATCGCCGACGCCATGCGCGACACCGAGGGCGTGCGCAAGGTCGTCTCGGTCGCCGACGCCGAGGTAGGCGACGGGCGCGTCGAGCCGAAGCACAGCGCGCAGGTGAGCGTCGGCGACTGCGCGTCGCTGCGCGAGGTGGCCGTCCTGCCGTCCTGCCGCGAGGGTGACGTCTTCTACGTGGCGGACACCGCGGACCAGACCGATACCCGGACGCTTCTGAAGTCGCGGAAGCGGCTCTACCTGAACCCGTCGTGGGGGAGCGACGACCAGGTCGCCCCGGCCGCCTGGCGGCTGCCGAAGGAGCTGAAGCAGGCGCGGACCCGGGTGGACCCGACCGGCGCGGAGCGCAGCGGGTTCCTGCTCACCAGGAGCGCCGTGCCGAGCGGCGCCGAGGCCGGGATCCGCGGGGTGGTCTACCTGTCCCTCGTCCCGGGCGCGGCGGACGCCCAGGAGCAGGTGCGCAACACGGCCGCCGGGATCGACGTCCTGCTGACCCCGGAGACGCTGGTCTCCAAGGAGCGCACGGCGGAGTTCCGTTCGCTGCGCACCGGGCTGTTCGTGGGCGCGGCCTGCGTGCTGGCGCTGATCGGCGCGAGCCTCCTGGTGGGGCAGCTCGAACAGCTGCGGGAGCGCAGGAAGCTGCTGTCGTCGCTGGTCGCCTTCGGCACCCGGCGGCGCACGCTCGGCATGTCGGTGCTGTGGCAGTCGGCGGTGCCGGTGGGGCTCGGTCTCGTGCTCGCCTGCGCGGTCGGGCTGACGCTGGGCACGGTGCTGCTGAAGATGGTCGGCGCGCAGGTGCGGATCGACTGGACCGGGGTGCTGGCGATGACCGGCTTCGGCGCGGCGATCGTCATGGGGGTGACCCTGTTCAGCGTGCCGCCGCTGCTCAAGCTGATGCGGCCGGACGGGCTGCGCACCGAGTAG